One region of Peribacillus simplex genomic DNA includes:
- the cobJ gene encoding precorrin-3B C(17)-methyltransferase has protein sequence MSTNGKLFVVGFGPGNFEHITKRAVEALQESDYIIGYKTYVELIQGLLTDQTIISTGMTEEVSRAQEAVKQAELGKKVAVISSGDAGVYGMAGLVYEVLIEKGWKEDTGVGIEVIPGISAINSCASLLGAPVMHDSCTISLSDHLTPWELIAKRVEAAAMADFVIALYNPRSGRRTRQIVETQKILLRYRSPDTPVGLVKSAYRDRQDIVITNLKDMLNHDIGMLTTVIIGNSSTFLYDDKIITPRGYQRKYTLNSEKQTLKPHQRLQKEAEPWALDQEADSMQEAYSEPNGGVGLLTKAPEKKATSFEMAMEALSIVKGQTVQQSIKPFVQQKMESVFELAVSPGVANKQFTPKQMMTLAEVVGEKGTMEYTPNHKIVLKIPTTDPEVITGKLQSANFLLSPIGDVLTLKACDFCDGEKAESIPFADEIHRVLGGMKMPKELNIGFNGCGMACYSAVMDDIGIVFRKGKFDLFLGAKPVGRTAHPGQLVAEGIEPEQLVEVITDIVGEYTQNAHPNERLFKYFKRAKKIQSFSYQDIAPKINIEPAPCED, from the coding sequence ATGAGTACTAACGGTAAATTATTCGTCGTGGGCTTTGGGCCAGGGAATTTTGAACACATTACCAAACGTGCTGTCGAAGCCCTTCAAGAAAGTGACTACATCATTGGTTATAAAACTTATGTCGAACTCATTCAGGGACTGCTAACAGATCAAACGATTATTAGTACGGGAATGACTGAAGAAGTATCACGTGCTCAGGAAGCAGTGAAACAAGCGGAGCTGGGAAAGAAAGTGGCTGTAATTTCCAGTGGTGATGCCGGAGTGTACGGGATGGCAGGGCTGGTTTATGAAGTATTGATTGAAAAAGGGTGGAAAGAAGATACTGGAGTGGGCATTGAAGTCATCCCTGGTATTTCTGCAATCAACTCTTGTGCGTCATTACTTGGGGCACCTGTCATGCACGATTCGTGTACCATCAGCCTCAGTGATCATTTAACGCCTTGGGAACTTATCGCTAAAAGGGTCGAAGCTGCTGCAATGGCTGACTTTGTCATTGCACTTTATAACCCGCGTAGCGGAAGACGGACTAGGCAAATTGTAGAAACGCAAAAAATTCTCCTTCGCTACCGTTCACCGGATACACCTGTCGGGTTGGTGAAGAGTGCTTATCGCGATCGGCAGGATATTGTCATAACCAATTTGAAAGATATGTTGAATCACGATATTGGAATGTTGACCACCGTCATTATTGGTAATTCATCTACCTTTTTATATGATGACAAAATCATCACACCAAGAGGTTATCAGAGGAAATATACATTGAATTCGGAAAAGCAAACATTGAAGCCGCATCAGCGTCTGCAAAAAGAAGCAGAACCGTGGGCATTAGATCAAGAAGCCGATTCCATGCAAGAAGCCTACTCCGAGCCTAATGGAGGAGTTGGATTACTTACAAAAGCACCAGAAAAGAAGGCGACTTCTTTTGAAATGGCAATGGAAGCCCTGTCTATAGTTAAGGGCCAAACCGTTCAGCAATCCATTAAGCCGTTTGTTCAGCAAAAAATGGAGTCGGTATTCGAACTTGCGGTCAGTCCAGGTGTGGCGAATAAACAATTCACTCCCAAACAAATGATGACACTTGCGGAAGTTGTCGGGGAAAAGGGAACGATGGAATACACGCCAAACCATAAGATCGTATTAAAGATTCCGACAACGGATCCGGAAGTCATTACAGGGAAATTGCAATCAGCAAACTTTCTGTTATCGCCGATTGGAGATGTACTGACATTAAAAGCCTGTGATTTCTGTGATGGGGAAAAAGCGGAATCCATTCCTTTTGCGGATGAAATACACCGGGTGCTCGGCGGAATGAAAATGCCTAAGGAACTGAACATCGGTTTTAATGGGTGTGGAATGGCTTGTTATAGTGCTGTGATGGATGATATCGGGATTGTCTTCCGAAAAGGGAAGTTCGACTTATTTCTTGGAGCTAAACCGGTTGGAAGAACGGCCCATCCAGGTCAGCTGGTTGCTGAAGGCATTGAACCGGAACAGCTTGTTGAAGTGATTACGGACATTGTCGGGGAGTATACGCAAAATGCCCATCCAAATGAGCGGCTTTTTAAATACTTCAAACGTGCTAAAAAGATACAGAGTTTTTCATATCAGGACATTGCTCCCAAAATAAACATAGAGCCAGCGCCTTGTGAAGACTAA
- a CDS encoding sirohydrochlorin chelatase, which translates to MKAVLFVGHGSRLASGNEEVLHFIKNMIPAMEDSFLVETCFLEFAAPNISKGIDNCVKRGATEVIVIPIILLHAGHSKLHIPAEIEDGKTKYPKVKFTYGQTIGVHHDVLTILTDRLEEVGFDTSSKQPETAILLIGRGGSDADANSDIYKISRLLWEKLNVKWVESAFMGVTDPHVNEGIDRCIRLGAKKIVMLPYFLFTGVLMERMEDMLKGYQEQYRDREFILAKYFGYHPTLQNILQERVIEASEGRSSGVQDLENYRKYVEEHGHAHHHHHHHDHDHDHDHDHDHDHDHDEQVVGTSK; encoded by the coding sequence ATGAAAGCAGTTTTGTTCGTAGGACACGGAAGCCGCTTGGCTTCAGGAAACGAAGAAGTCCTTCATTTTATTAAAAATATGATACCGGCAATGGAAGACAGCTTTTTGGTAGAAACGTGCTTCTTGGAGTTTGCAGCACCGAATATATCCAAAGGCATTGATAATTGTGTTAAACGAGGGGCTACGGAAGTTATCGTCATACCAATCATTTTGTTGCATGCAGGACATTCGAAATTACATATCCCGGCTGAAATAGAGGATGGGAAAACCAAGTATCCAAAAGTGAAATTCACATATGGTCAAACGATCGGGGTCCACCATGATGTATTGACGATCCTGACAGATCGTCTTGAGGAAGTCGGATTCGATACATCCTCAAAACAGCCTGAGACAGCAATTTTGCTAATCGGCCGAGGTGGTAGTGACGCTGATGCAAATAGTGATATATATAAAATTTCACGATTATTATGGGAAAAATTAAACGTGAAATGGGTCGAAAGTGCCTTCATGGGTGTAACGGACCCGCATGTAAATGAAGGCATTGATCGATGCATCCGCTTAGGGGCAAAAAAAATAGTGATGCTGCCATATTTCCTTTTCACGGGTGTGTTAATGGAAAGAATGGAGGATATGCTGAAAGGCTATCAAGAGCAATATCGTGATCGAGAATTTATTTTGGCGAAGTATTTTGGGTATCATCCAACCTTACAGAACATTCTGCAAGAACGTGTAATTGAAGCTAGCGAAGGCAGATCAAGTGGGGTTCAAGATTTGGAAAACTATCGTAAATATGTCGAAGAACATGGACATGCCCATCATCATCATCATCACCACGACCACGACCACGACCATGATCACGACCACGACCATGATCACGACCACGATGAGCAAGTGGTGGGGACATCAAAATGA
- the cobK gene encoding precorrin-6A reductase, which produces MILFLAGTSDARELAIEMKQVGFKVLATVVTGSAAKSLQDAGISTRIGRLTAEDMTSLISEKGFQAVVDASHPFAEEASKNALNGAKAASVPYIRYERESQRFQNDKLIVVRDYEEAAKLAAAKRGIIMLTTGSKTLAVFAKELVGLENTRVIARMLPRMDNMEKCAELGIEQKNIVAIQGPFSKELNKALYEQYGVTLMITKESGKVGAVDEKLEAALECGIETIMISRPNVDYQNVHSSFDHVIAELNNQLNEK; this is translated from the coding sequence ATGATTTTGTTCTTGGCGGGTACAAGTGATGCAAGGGAATTAGCGATTGAGATGAAGCAGGTGGGATTCAAGGTTTTGGCAACTGTTGTAACCGGGTCGGCGGCGAAGAGTTTGCAAGATGCAGGGATATCCACCCGTATTGGACGATTAACTGCAGAGGATATGACATCTTTAATCTCTGAAAAAGGTTTTCAGGCTGTAGTTGATGCAAGTCACCCATTTGCGGAAGAAGCATCCAAAAACGCCCTTAACGGAGCAAAGGCAGCAAGTGTTCCATATATTCGTTATGAGCGTGAAAGTCAACGGTTTCAGAATGACAAATTGATAGTTGTCCGTGATTATGAGGAAGCTGCCAAGCTTGCAGCGGCAAAACGGGGAATCATCATGCTTACGACCGGAAGTAAAACCCTAGCTGTATTCGCAAAAGAATTGGTTGGGCTCGAGAATACCAGAGTCATAGCGAGAATGCTGCCACGTATGGACAATATGGAAAAATGTGCGGAGCTGGGCATTGAACAAAAAAATATCGTTGCGATTCAAGGTCCATTTTCCAAGGAATTAAATAAAGCTCTATATGAACAGTATGGCGTCACATTGATGATAACGAAAGAAAGTGGCAAGGTCGGTGCGGTTGATGAGAAATTGGAAGCCGCGTTGGAATGTGGAATTGAGACGATTATGATATCGCGGCCAAATGTCGACTATCAAAATGTCCATTCCAGTTTTGATCATGTCATTGCCGAGTTGAATAATCAGCTAAACGAAAAATAG
- a CDS encoding precorrin-8X methylmutase: MDFKTDFKPLTVDPDKIYDYSFAMIAEEMGNHDFSEDEWKIVRRVIHASADFELGRSVIIHPNAIQAGVEAIRKGRHVIADVQMIESGTGKKRFQKHGGDVHCYISDPDVIVEAKRLNTTRAIISMQKAVKENEGGIYAIGNAPTALLELIRLIKEGIAKPDLIIGMPVGFVSAAESKEELAKITEVPFITNIGRKGGSTVTVAALNAISLLADS, from the coding sequence ATGGACTTTAAAACGGATTTTAAACCACTGACGGTAGACCCAGACAAAATATATGATTATAGCTTTGCAATGATAGCTGAAGAAATGGGGAATCATGATTTTTCCGAAGATGAATGGAAGATCGTCCGCCGGGTCATTCATGCTTCAGCGGACTTTGAATTGGGAAGAAGTGTCATCATCCATCCAAATGCCATTCAAGCTGGTGTGGAAGCCATTCGCAAAGGCAGGCATGTCATTGCGGATGTGCAAATGATAGAGAGCGGAACAGGCAAAAAAAGATTTCAAAAACATGGCGGGGACGTTCATTGCTATATTTCAGATCCAGATGTGATTGTCGAAGCAAAACGTTTGAATACGACTAGAGCGATCATTTCGATGCAAAAAGCTGTAAAGGAAAATGAAGGGGGCATTTATGCCATTGGCAATGCACCTACAGCTTTACTTGAGCTCATTCGCCTTATTAAAGAAGGGATTGCAAAACCGGACTTAATCATTGGAATGCCTGTTGGATTTGTTTCTGCAGCAGAATCTAAAGAGGAACTCGCTAAGATCACAGAAGTGCCATTCATTACGAATATTGGCCGAAAAGGTGGAAGTACTGTCACGGTTGCAGCATTGAACGCGATTTCCCTTTTAGCTGATAGTTAA
- a CDS encoding cobalt-precorrin-5B (C(1))-methyltransferase → MEKKVKKDPSQMRHGYTTGACSTAVTKAALTALITGDALEEATISLPIGRDATFTIEKYDISENAVSAETIKDAGDDPDATHLAHIISTVSWSDVPGIILDGGTGVGRVTKPGLPVPVGEAAINPVPRKMILTTVQQTLEEFKINRGVKVVISVPAGEEIAKKTLNGRLGIVGGISILGTRGTVVPFSSSAYMASIVQAISVAKASGCEHIVLTTGGRSEKYAMGLLQDLPEEAFIEMGDFVGFSLKQCKRQGIKKVSLVGMMGKFSKVAQGVMMVHSKSAPVDFGFLSEIAQSVGAGNDLVLEIKNANTASQVGDMMSAINNFDFFNKLCESCCHSAIKQVKGGIEMETAIYSLKGQLLGRAVGIESIDEINRDRG, encoded by the coding sequence ATGGAAAAGAAAGTAAAAAAAGACCCCTCACAAATGCGTCATGGGTATACGACAGGGGCATGTTCTACTGCCGTGACTAAAGCGGCATTGACCGCATTGATCACGGGGGATGCACTTGAGGAGGCAACGATTTCCTTGCCCATCGGCCGAGATGCCACTTTCACCATTGAGAAATATGATATATCGGAAAATGCGGTTAGTGCTGAAACAATCAAAGATGCCGGAGATGATCCGGATGCCACCCATCTGGCACATATCATTTCTACTGTCAGCTGGTCGGATGTACCTGGGATTATTCTGGATGGAGGGACCGGTGTGGGTCGTGTGACCAAACCCGGGCTTCCCGTTCCTGTGGGAGAAGCGGCCATTAATCCTGTACCGCGCAAAATGATTTTAACCACAGTTCAACAAACTTTGGAAGAATTTAAGATCAATAGAGGAGTGAAAGTCGTCATCTCCGTGCCCGCAGGTGAAGAAATAGCGAAAAAAACATTAAATGGCCGCTTGGGTATTGTGGGAGGGATTTCCATTTTAGGAACAAGGGGCACTGTCGTCCCTTTTTCCAGTTCCGCCTACATGGCAAGTATTGTCCAGGCTATAAGTGTCGCCAAAGCGAGTGGTTGTGAGCATATTGTCTTAACCACTGGCGGGCGAAGTGAAAAGTATGCAATGGGCCTTCTTCAGGATTTACCGGAGGAAGCCTTTATTGAAATGGGTGACTTTGTGGGCTTCTCACTTAAGCAATGTAAGAGGCAGGGAATAAAAAAGGTATCACTGGTCGGCATGATGGGGAAATTTTCTAAAGTTGCCCAAGGTGTGATGATGGTGCATTCAAAGAGTGCCCCGGTCGACTTCGGTTTTCTATCGGAAATAGCCCAAAGCGTTGGAGCAGGAAATGATCTTGTTCTTGAAATCAAGAATGCAAACACAGCATCACAAGTTGGGGACATGATGTCGGCGATCAATAATTTTGATTTTTTTAATAAACTATGTGAATCCTGCTGTCACTCTGCCATAAAGCAAGTGAAGGGTGGCATTGAAATGGAAACGGCGATTTATTCGTTGAAAGGACAATTACTGGGAAGGGCTGTTGGAATTGAGTCAATCGATGAAATTAATCGGGATAGGGGATAA
- the cbiE gene encoding precorrin-6y C5,15-methyltransferase (decarboxylating) subunit CbiE: MKLIGIGDNGQESLLPQYAQWIEESEVLVGGERVLSFFPNYSGQKIVIKGGLKKVVEQLQDETRPTVVLASGDPLFYGMGGYLSSKINMEVYPYFSSIQLAFAKMGESWQDAFLVSIHGRSMKGLAQRIDGKAKVALLTDIENSPNQLAKYLLSYGMTEYRAFVAENLQGETEDSGWYELDEMMEREFSPLNVVILKRTSEGPSWSLGIDDEEFLQRKPDKGLITKKEIRVLSLHALKLEKNSTVWDVGTCTGSMAIEAAKLASEGQIFAIEKNEPDLENCYQNQRKFRTDITAIHGKAPQGLETFPDPDAIFIGGTGGEMVDLINTCCKRLKEGGRIVLNAATIENLYRANEAFAEAGFHTSIMHAQISRSKPILGMNRFVPLNPVYIITAQRKEDMNE, encoded by the coding sequence ATGAAATTAATCGGGATAGGGGATAACGGTCAGGAAAGCTTACTGCCCCAATATGCCCAATGGATTGAAGAAAGTGAAGTGCTGGTCGGAGGCGAGCGGGTCTTATCCTTCTTTCCGAACTATTCTGGCCAGAAGATTGTCATAAAGGGCGGGTTGAAGAAAGTGGTGGAACAACTGCAGGATGAAACTCGTCCAACTGTTGTCTTAGCTTCCGGTGACCCATTGTTTTACGGAATGGGAGGCTATCTTTCCAGCAAGATCAATATGGAAGTTTACCCATATTTCAGTTCCATTCAGCTTGCTTTTGCAAAAATGGGTGAAAGCTGGCAAGATGCTTTCCTAGTTAGTATTCACGGCCGCAGTATGAAAGGGCTGGCCCAAAGGATTGATGGGAAAGCAAAAGTTGCCTTGCTTACTGACATCGAAAATAGTCCAAACCAACTGGCAAAATATCTCCTTTCGTACGGAATGACAGAATATCGGGCATTCGTTGCTGAAAATCTTCAAGGAGAAACTGAAGACTCTGGCTGGTATGAACTTGATGAAATGATGGAGCGGGAATTCTCCCCGTTGAATGTTGTCATTTTAAAAAGAACATCAGAAGGTCCAAGCTGGTCTTTAGGGATAGATGATGAAGAATTTTTGCAACGGAAGCCGGATAAAGGACTCATAACCAAAAAGGAAATTCGAGTATTGAGCCTGCATGCGTTGAAACTCGAAAAAAATAGCACAGTTTGGGATGTCGGGACGTGTACGGGATCAATGGCAATTGAAGCGGCTAAGCTTGCATCAGAAGGTCAAATCTTCGCAATTGAAAAAAATGAGCCTGATTTAGAAAACTGTTATCAAAACCAACGAAAATTCCGTACCGATATAACAGCTATTCATGGAAAAGCTCCGCAAGGCCTGGAAACTTTTCCAGACCCTGATGCGATTTTTATTGGCGGGACTGGCGGCGAAATGGTAGATCTAATCAATACTTGCTGCAAACGGCTGAAAGAAGGCGGCAGGATCGTTCTAAATGCTGCAACGATCGAGAATCTTTACCGGGCTAATGAGGCATTTGCGGAAGCTGGTTTCCACACTTCCATCATGCATGCGCAAATTTCCCGAAGTAAGCCAATATTGGGAATGAACAGATTCGTCCCGCTTAATCCGGTTTATATCATTACTGCACAACGAAAGGAAGACATGAATGAGTAA
- the cobI gene encoding precorrin-2 C(20)-methyltransferase produces MSNLGTLYGLGVGPGDPELITVKAFRVIQESPVIAYPKKRKGSKSYAHRIVEIYIRPEEKEMLGLVFPMTKDQAILDREWNGTVEKVWQKLYEGKDVAFVTEGDPLLYSTFIHMMKLMQELHPEVEIKTVPGISSFNGSASRLGIALADGDDHVAIVPARDDYEAMRKAIEDHDAVVFIKVAKVIDLMITVLKDLNLLEKASVVTKVTSDEEVIWKVSELEGLELEYLTLMVVRK; encoded by the coding sequence ATGAGTAATCTTGGTACATTATATGGCCTAGGCGTGGGCCCGGGCGATCCAGAGCTTATTACAGTAAAGGCATTTCGCGTGATTCAGGAATCTCCTGTCATTGCATATCCCAAAAAAAGAAAAGGGAGTAAAAGCTACGCCCATCGCATCGTTGAAATTTACATTCGTCCTGAAGAGAAGGAAATGCTGGGCCTAGTTTTTCCGATGACGAAAGATCAAGCGATTTTGGATCGGGAATGGAACGGAACGGTTGAAAAGGTTTGGCAAAAATTATATGAAGGAAAAGATGTTGCTTTCGTTACGGAAGGTGATCCCCTTTTATATAGTACGTTCATACATATGATGAAATTGATGCAGGAGTTGCATCCCGAAGTCGAAATCAAGACAGTCCCGGGCATTTCTTCGTTTAATGGATCAGCGTCAAGGTTGGGTATCGCTTTGGCGGATGGTGATGATCATGTGGCGATTGTTCCGGCAAGGGATGATTATGAAGCGATGAGGAAGGCGATTGAAGATCATGATGCTGTGGTGTTCATCAAAGTGGCAAAAGTCATCGATTTAATGATTACTGTTTTAAAAGATTTAAACTTGCTTGAAAAGGCCTCGGTCGTAACAAAAGTCACATCCGATGAAGAAGTGATATGGAAAGTGAGTGAATTGGAAGGACTTGAACTAGAATACTTAACATTGATGGTGGTGAGAAAATGA
- the cobM gene encoding precorrin-4 C(11)-methyltransferase has product MKIYIVGAGPGDPDLITVKGLNILQTADVILYTDSLVNEELIARAKPDAEVLKTAGMHLEEIVGIMVDRVKEGKMVARIHTGDPAMYGAIMEQIVLLKKEDIGYEVIPGVSSVFASAAAIGAELTIPDLTQTLILTRAEGRTPVPEFEKLRDLASHHCTIALFLSATLTKKIVKELKEAGWKDDTPVAVIQRATWPDQKIVRTTLVNLDDDMRKNGIRKHAMILAGWALDPTIHDKDEYRSKLYDASFTHGFRKGVKP; this is encoded by the coding sequence ATGAAGATATATATTGTAGGTGCTGGCCCAGGAGATCCGGATTTGATTACTGTAAAAGGATTGAACATTCTCCAAACTGCTGATGTGATTTTATATACGGATTCATTAGTGAATGAGGAATTAATTGCTAGGGCAAAACCGGATGCTGAAGTGCTAAAAACGGCTGGAATGCATTTGGAAGAAATTGTTGGCATTATGGTTGATCGTGTTAAAGAAGGAAAGATGGTTGCCAGAATCCATACAGGGGATCCTGCTATGTATGGGGCGATCATGGAACAAATTGTCCTATTGAAGAAAGAGGATATTGGTTATGAGGTGATTCCTGGCGTAAGTTCAGTATTCGCCTCGGCAGCGGCAATAGGAGCAGAGCTGACTATCCCGGATTTAACCCAGACACTCATTTTGACGAGGGCTGAAGGACGTACTCCTGTTCCTGAATTTGAGAAGTTACGTGATTTGGCAAGTCATCACTGTACGATTGCCCTCTTCTTGAGTGCGACCTTGACTAAAAAAATCGTTAAAGAACTCAAGGAAGCCGGTTGGAAGGATGATACGCCGGTCGCAGTCATTCAACGAGCAACATGGCCGGACCAAAAAATAGTCCGTACCACGTTAGTTAATTTAGATGATGATATGCGTAAAAATGGTATCCGCAAGCATGCAATGATTTTGGCTGGATGGGCGTTAGACCCTACTATCCATGATAAAGATGAATACCGTTCAAAACTATATGATGCGAGTTTTACCCACGGTTTCAGAAAAGGTGTTAAGCCATGA
- a CDS encoding cobalt-precorrin 5A hydrolase has translation MIIELKEEELAPIKQSHAYAIVAITKHGVELARKLHTVFSNSDLYYMSKFEKGDEEHKQIQLFSGSVRMLLPALFKEYKGIILIISLGAVVRMIAPILKDKKTDPGVVVIDDKGENVISVLSGHLGGANELTKEVAAALDAKAIITTASDVQKTIPVDLFGQRFGWIWDSAEKLTPVSASVVNEEHVAVVQESGERNWWSYETPLPERIIIYPSIEEALQAKPQAALVVTHRMLSQSEKRILENGIVYRPQVIVLGIGCNRGTSAAEIEQVIIGTLEELSFSLKSVKAICTISLKKDEIGLIEVVKKFGWEFVYYEPDELNQAQIEAPSDTVFKYTGAYGVSEPAVRIYTKAEQLELVKKKSGNVTISVGIIPF, from the coding sequence ATGATCATTGAATTGAAGGAAGAGGAACTTGCTCCCATTAAACAGTCTCATGCTTATGCGATCGTGGCAATTACAAAGCATGGTGTCGAGCTGGCACGAAAATTACATACCGTTTTTTCGAATTCCGATCTATATTACATGAGCAAGTTTGAAAAAGGGGACGAAGAGCATAAACAGATCCAACTTTTTTCGGGAAGCGTCCGTATGCTTTTACCAGCTTTATTCAAGGAATATAAAGGAATCATATTAATTATTTCACTCGGGGCAGTCGTCCGGATGATTGCTCCCATTTTGAAGGATAAGAAAACGGATCCAGGTGTGGTTGTCATTGATGACAAAGGGGAAAATGTTATAAGTGTATTGTCAGGGCATCTTGGCGGAGCAAATGAACTGACTAAGGAAGTTGCTGCTGCCCTTGACGCGAAAGCTATAATCACTACGGCTTCGGATGTACAGAAAACGATTCCTGTCGACTTATTTGGCCAGCGCTTTGGCTGGATTTGGGATTCAGCAGAAAAATTGACGCCAGTAAGTGCATCCGTTGTAAATGAAGAGCATGTTGCCGTTGTACAGGAGTCAGGTGAACGGAACTGGTGGTCGTATGAAACGCCATTACCTGAACGTATAATCATATACCCTTCAATTGAAGAAGCGCTTCAAGCAAAGCCACAAGCAGCTCTGGTCGTCACTCACCGCATGCTTAGCCAGTCGGAAAAGAGGATCCTGGAAAATGGGATCGTTTATCGTCCTCAAGTAATTGTTCTTGGTATCGGGTGCAATAGGGGAACATCGGCTGCTGAAATTGAGCAAGTGATTATAGGAACGCTAGAGGAATTATCGTTTTCCTTAAAAAGCGTTAAAGCGATCTGTACAATTTCCTTAAAGAAAGACGAAATTGGCTTGATTGAAGTAGTTAAGAAATTTGGCTGGGAATTTGTATATTATGAACCGGATGAGCTTAATCAAGCTCAAATCGAAGCGCCATCCGATACAGTTTTTAAATATACAGGTGCATACGGTGTGAGTGAACCGGCTGTCAGGATTTATACTAAAGCTGAACAATTGGAGCTTGTTAAGAAAAAATCGGGGAATGTAACCATATCAGTTGGGATCATTCCTTTTTAA
- a CDS encoding cobyrinate a,c-diamide synthase, whose product MNDRRLVIAGTGSGVGKTTLTIGIMAALQKKGYTVQGFKCGPDYIDPTYHTAVTGRISRNLDSWMFEHDTVREILNKASIGADISIIEGVMGFFDGKSPLSNTGSTAEISMITQSPVLLVVNCASMARSAAAIVKGFQDFSTGPNIIGVIANQVGSVGHYQIVKAAIEQECDVPVLGYMKRELDIDIPSRHLGLIPAIERGELDPFFDKLAHLVMETIDIDQLYRLSMTSAVSSGNSNIFQHQNKKGVCIAVAKDAAFNFYYQENLELLEANGANIKYFSPLKGEEVPLDADGLYLGGGFPEEFAAELSGHLGTIKSIRSSIEKGLPTLAECGGFMFLSKSIETTSGETHQMAGIIPGRIKMQKKLAALGYREITGTQSNFLINEIEQAKGHEFHYSTFEADGDLTHAYEAKGRFGSKQEGCVLGNLVAGYTHFHFASNPKLAKNWIDACLKQKNRSTQETIIK is encoded by the coding sequence ATGAACGATAGAAGATTGGTGATTGCAGGTACCGGAAGCGGTGTCGGGAAAACGACATTGACCATCGGAATCATGGCAGCCCTCCAGAAGAAAGGCTATACCGTTCAAGGGTTCAAATGTGGTCCTGACTATATTGATCCAACCTATCATACCGCGGTTACAGGGCGAATTTCACGCAATCTTGACAGTTGGATGTTTGAACACGATACCGTCCGAGAAATTCTTAACAAAGCAAGTATCGGAGCTGATATCTCGATCATCGAAGGAGTCATGGGCTTTTTCGATGGTAAAAGTCCTTTATCCAATACAGGATCGACGGCTGAAATCAGCATGATCACCCAAAGCCCTGTCTTGTTGGTAGTCAACTGTGCCAGCATGGCGCGAAGTGCTGCAGCCATTGTAAAAGGGTTTCAGGACTTTTCAACCGGTCCTAACATCATTGGGGTAATTGCCAATCAAGTGGGAAGTGTAGGGCATTACCAAATTGTCAAAGCGGCCATCGAGCAAGAATGCGATGTTCCGGTGCTGGGATATATGAAGCGGGAATTGGATATTGATATTCCTAGCCGTCATTTGGGCTTAATTCCTGCTATTGAGCGCGGGGAACTTGACCCGTTTTTCGATAAGCTTGCACACTTAGTCATGGAAACGATTGATATCGATCAGTTGTACCGTTTGTCCATGACTAGCGCCGTTTCCAGTGGGAATTCAAATATATTTCAGCACCAAAATAAAAAAGGCGTGTGCATTGCCGTCGCAAAAGATGCTGCCTTTAATTTTTATTATCAGGAAAACCTTGAGTTGCTTGAAGCGAATGGGGCAAACATCAAGTATTTTTCTCCATTAAAAGGGGAAGAAGTTCCATTGGATGCTGATGGTTTATACCTTGGAGGCGGTTTTCCAGAGGAATTTGCAGCCGAACTTTCTGGTCATTTGGGTACTATTAAATCCATCCGAAGCTCTATTGAAAAGGGGTTGCCGACTCTAGCGGAATGTGGTGGTTTCATGTTTTTGAGCAAATCAATTGAAACAACTTCAGGAGAAACGCACCAGATGGCAGGGATAATACCAGGCAGGATTAAGATGCAGAAAAAACTTGCAGCACTTGGATATCGTGAAATTACAGGAACACAAAGCAATTTTTTGATCAATGAAATTGAGCAGGCAAAAGGTCATGAGTTCCACTATTCGACATTTGAAGCAGATGGTGATCTTACACATGCTTATGAAGCCAAAGGCAGATTCGGTTCGAAACAAGAAGGGTGTGTATTAGGTAACCTTGTTGCCGGGTATACCCACTTTCATTTTGCTTCCAATCCAAAACTTGCAAAGAACTGGATCGATGCTTGCTTAAAACAAAAAAACAGATCTACCCAGGAAACTATCATCAAGTAA